In the genome of Diaphorobacter sp. HDW4A, the window GGCGGCGGAGGCGACGATCCGCCGCATCGACGCCGACGTGAAGGACAGCAACCTCATCGCCCCACGCGATGGCCGGGTGCAGTTCCGTCTGGTGCAGCCCGGCGAGGTGATCGGCGCGGGCGGCAAGGTGCTCAATCTGGTCGATCTGTCGGACGTCTACATCAGCTTCTTTTTGCCCGAGACGGTGGCCGGCCGCGTGGCGCTCGGCACCGAGGTGCGTATCGTTCTCGATGCGGCTCCCCAATATGCAATTCCGGCCAGGGTGTCCTTCGTCGCGAGCACCGCGCAATTTACGCCCAAGACCGTGGAGACCGCGAGCGAGCGCCAGAAGCTGATGTTCCGCGTGAAGGCACGCATCGCGCCCGAATTGCTCAAGAAGCATCTCGCGCAGGTGAAGACCGGCCTGCCCGGTGTCGCGTGGATCAAGACCGATGACGGCCGCGACTGGCCCAAACACCTGCAACTGAGCGCCGCCACCCAGATCACCCCGGCCAAGCCATGAATGGCGTGCCGACCGCAGAGGCCGTGACCGGCATGGCCTGCGTCGCCAAGGTGCGCGATGTGAGCCTGCACTACGGCAAGACGCAGGCGCTGCGCCATCTGAGCTTGCATCTGCGCGCCGGTTGCATGATCGGCCTGATCGGGCCCGACGGCGTGGGCAAGTCCAGCCTGCTCTCGCTGCTGGCGGGCGCGCGCGCCGTGCAGTCGGGCAGCGTGACGGTACTCGGTGGCGACATGCGCAGCAAGGCGCACCGCGACGCGGTCTGCCCACGCATCGCCTACATGCCCCAGGGCCTCGGCAAGAATCTCTATCCGACGCTGTCAGTTGAGGAAAACCTGCAGTTCTTCGGCCGCCTGTTCGGCCATGACGAGGCCGAGCGCCGCGCGCGCATCGACGATCTCACGCAGAGCACCGGGCTGCAGAAGTTTCTTGCACGCCCTGCTGGCAAGCTCTCGGGCGGCATGAAGCAGAAGCTCGCGCTGTGCTGCGCGCTGATCCACGACCCCGATCTGCTGATCCTCGACGAGCCCACGACCGGCGTCGATCCGCTCGCACGCGCGCAGTTCTGGGATCTGATCAACCGCATCCGCAGCACCCGCCCACACATGAGCGTGGTGGTCGCGACCGCCTACATGGATGAGGCTCAGCGCTTCGACTGGCTCGCGGCCATGGACGACGGCGAGATTCTCGCGACCGGCACGCCCGCCGAGCTGCTTGCACGCACACAATCCACGTCGCTGGAAACTGCCTTCATCGCCCTGCTGCCCGACGAAAAGAAACGCGACCACCGGGCCGTGGTGATCCCGCCGCTTGCAAGCGAAGACGGCGACATCGCCATCGAGGCACAGGACCTGACGATGCGCTTTGGCGACTTCACCGCCGTCGATCATGTGAACTTCCGCATCCGGCGCGGCGAGATCTTCGGCTTTCTCGGCTCCAACGGCTGCGGCAAATCGACCACCATGAAGATGCTGACCGGCCTGCTGCCCGCAAGCGACGGCCGCGCCTGGCTGTTCGGCAACGAGGTCAACCCGCACGATATCGCCACGCGCCGCCGCGTGGGCTATATGTCGCAGGCGTTCTCGCTGTATGGCGAGTTGACCGTCGTGCAGAACCTCGTGCTGCACGCCCAGCTTTTCCATGTCCCCAAGGCCGAGGTGCCCGCGCGCGTGGCCGAGATGCTCGCGCGCTTCGGTCTCGAAAATGACCGCGACGCCCTGCCCGCCGCACTGCCGCTCGGCAAACGCCAGCGTCTGTCGCTCGCGGTGGCGATGGTGCACCAGCCCGAGCTGCTGATCCTCGACGAACCCACCTCAGGCGTGGATCCGGTCGCACGCGACCAGTTCTGGAGCCTGCTCGTCGAACTCTCGCGGCGCGATCGGGTGACCATCTTCATCTCGACCCATTTCATGAACGAGGCCGAGCGCTGCGACCGCATGTCGATGATGCATGCGGGCAAGGTGCTCGACAGTGACACGCCCGCCGCCCTCGTCGCCAAGCGCGGCGCGGCTTCGCTCGAAGAAGCCTTCATCGGCTATCTGGTGGAGGCCTCGGGCGAGGCGGCTCCTTCGCTGGCATCGGCAGCATCAACCCCATCGACAGCACCCTCCATCTCGCCAACCAGCCACGCCAAACCGCAGGGCTTCAGCCTGCAGCGGCTGTGGAGCTATCTCTGGCGCGAGGCGCTGGAGCTGCAGCGCGACCCGGTGCGCGCCACGCTCGCGCTCGTCGGCTCGCTAGTGCTGATGATCGTGATGGGCTACGGCATCAGCATGGACGTGGAGAATCTGCGCTTCGCCGTGCTCGACCGCGACCAGAGCACACTAAGCCAGAGCTACACGCAGAGCCTCTCGGGCTCGCGCTACTTCGTCGAACATGCGCCCCTTAGCGACTATTCCGAACTTGACCGGCGCATGCGCAGCGGCGAACTCTCGCTCGCCATAGAGATCCCGCCGGGCTTTGGTCGCCACGTGCTGAGCGGCCGGGACGTCTCCGTCGGCGCCTGGTTCGACGGCGCCATGCCGACACGCGGCGAAACCGTGAAGGGCTATGTGCAGGGCATACACCAGCACTGGCTCGCAGAACAGGCCCGCGAACGTCTCGGGCAGACCGTCAGCAGCCAGGTTGATGTGGAAACACGCTTTCGCTACAACCCCGACGTGAAAAGTCTGCCTGCCATGGTGCCGGCCATCATGCCGCTCTTGCTCATGATGCTGCCCGCGATGCTCACCGCGCTTGCGGTGGTGCGCGAGAAGGAACTCGGCTCCATCGTGAATCTCTATGTCACCCCCGTCACGCGCACCGAGTTTCTGCTCGGCAAACAGCTGCCTTATGTGGCGCTCGCGATGCTGAACTTCTTTCTGATGAGTGCCATGTCGGTGTTCATGTTCGGTGTGCCGGTCAAGGGCAACTACCTGCTGCTGATCTTCGCGGCGTTCCTGTTCAGCATCATCACCACCGGCATGGGGCTGCTCGCGTCGTCAGTCACCAAGAGCCAGATCGCGGCGATGTTCTTCGCGCTGCTCGGCACGCTGATTCCGGCCACGCAGTTCGCGGGCCTGACCGATCCGGTGTCATCGCTCGAGGGCGCGGGCCGCTGGATTGGCGAGATCTACCCCGCCACCTACATGTTCTCGATCAGCCGCGGCGTCTTCAACAAGGCACTCGGCGTACACGATCTCGGCGCGGCCTTGCTGCCGCTGGTCATCGCGATTCCGGTGATCATGGGCATCGCTATATGGGCTCTGCCCAAACAGGAGCGCTGAGCCCAT includes:
- the rbbA gene encoding ribosome-associated ATPase/putative transporter RbbA, which codes for MACVAKVRDVSLHYGKTQALRHLSLHLRAGCMIGLIGPDGVGKSSLLSLLAGARAVQSGSVTVLGGDMRSKAHRDAVCPRIAYMPQGLGKNLYPTLSVEENLQFFGRLFGHDEAERRARIDDLTQSTGLQKFLARPAGKLSGGMKQKLALCCALIHDPDLLILDEPTTGVDPLARAQFWDLINRIRSTRPHMSVVVATAYMDEAQRFDWLAAMDDGEILATGTPAELLARTQSTSLETAFIALLPDEKKRDHRAVVIPPLASEDGDIAIEAQDLTMRFGDFTAVDHVNFRIRRGEIFGFLGSNGCGKSTTMKMLTGLLPASDGRAWLFGNEVNPHDIATRRRVGYMSQAFSLYGELTVVQNLVLHAQLFHVPKAEVPARVAEMLARFGLENDRDALPAALPLGKRQRLSLAVAMVHQPELLILDEPTSGVDPVARDQFWSLLVELSRRDRVTIFISTHFMNEAERCDRMSMMHAGKVLDSDTPAALVAKRGAASLEEAFIGYLVEASGEAAPSLASAASTPSTAPSISPTSHAKPQGFSLQRLWSYLWREALELQRDPVRATLALVGSLVLMIVMGYGISMDVENLRFAVLDRDQSTLSQSYTQSLSGSRYFVEHAPLSDYSELDRRMRSGELSLAIEIPPGFGRHVLSGRDVSVGAWFDGAMPTRGETVKGYVQGIHQHWLAEQARERLGQTVSSQVDVETRFRYNPDVKSLPAMVPAIMPLLLMMLPAMLTALAVVREKELGSIVNLYVTPVTRTEFLLGKQLPYVALAMLNFFLMSAMSVFMFGVPVKGNYLLLIFAAFLFSIITTGMGLLASSVTKSQIAAMFFALLGTLIPATQFAGLTDPVSSLEGAGRWIGEIYPATYMFSISRGVFNKALGVHDLGAALLPLVIAIPVIMGIAIWALPKQER